The following proteins are encoded in a genomic region of Montipora foliosa isolate CH-2021 chromosome 8, ASM3666993v2, whole genome shotgun sequence:
- the LOC137968034 gene encoding neuropeptide SIFamide receptor-like isoform X1, with amino-acid sequence MNGTNNGTETKGTSDSSSTRQVPGYLSSNAQIALTSAYAVTFLIAFFGNSFGLFVVLKKSSRRVTNFFIANIAIADLSLTITAMPYSVKLIYSGGFWFGGKLGIVTCKLLFYAIPISIVASVLTILCISFERFYAVFFPLREAIFQRPKILSTMIWVLSFALMFPYVFFSDVAFDPVTNGYYCALGMPSKDLEERYGIFKIFHISLFVIMYALPLFITIIIYTLVCCTLVRRKIPGNMTNSNRAVVEKSRRKVVRLLVVICVVFALCWFPTYINHFYMFVRPDQQDKLPYVASFVFFWIGHANSAINPCLYIVLNDGYRKGLFALLRNLCGRGTNVAATRNPPALVKLDAKTP; translated from the exons ATGAACGGCACCAACAACGGCACAGAAACAAAAG GAACAAGTGACTCCAGTTCCACACGACAAGTTCCTGGTTATTTATCATCGAACGCCCAGATTGCTTTGACATCAGCATATGCAGTTACCTTCTTGATAGCCTTTTTTGGAAATTCCTTTGGTTTGTTTGTAGTGTTGAAAAAATCTTCAAGACGTGTAACAAACTTCTTTATAGCAAATATCGCTATTGCAGATCTCTCATTGACTATAACAGCTATGCCATATTCAGTCAAACTTATTTACAGCGGAGGCTTTTGGTTTGGAGGAAAATTGGGAATCGTTACTTGCAAACTGCTTTTCTACGCTATTCCTATTTCTATAGTAGCTTCAGTGTTAACAATATTGTGCATTTCCTTCGAGAGATTTTATGCCGTATTCTTTCCTCTTCGAGAAGCAATTTTCCAACGACCAAAGATTCTGTCAACGATGATATGGGTTCTATCGTTTGCATTAATGTTCCCTTACGTGTTTTTTTCTGATGTGGCATTTGATCCGGTCACGAATGGTTACTACTGCGCCCTTGGTATGCCTAGTAAAGATCTCGAGGAAAGATATGGCATATTCAAAATCTTTCACATATCTCTTTTCGTCATAATGTACGCCTTGCCACTCTTCATAACCATCATTATATACACTTTGGTATGCTGTACACTGGTTCGTCGTAAAATTCCAGGCAACATGACCAATAGCAACCGTGCCGTGGTTGAGAAGTCCAGGCGCAAGGTCGTGCGACTGTTGGTTGTTATATGCGTTGTTTTCGCGCTGTGCTGGTTTCCAACttatatcaatcatttttacaTGTTTGTGCGGCCTGATCAACAGGACAAACTACCATACGTTGCAAGctttgtatttttttggatAGGTCATGCAAACAGCGCTATCAATCCATGTCTGTATATAGTTCTGAACGATGGTTATCGTAAGGGCCTTTTTGCGCTTTTAAGAAACTTATGCGGACGGGGAACAAACGTAGCTGCTACGAGAAACCCTCCAGCGCTGGTCAAACTGGATGCGAAAACACCATAA
- the LOC137968034 gene encoding neuropeptide SIFamide receptor-like isoform X2, which translates to MNGLNNGTETNGTSDSSSTRQVPGYLSSNAQIALTSAYAVTFLIAFFGNSFGLFVVLKKSSRRVTNFFIANIAIADLSLTITAMPYSVKLIYSGGFWFGGKLGIVTCKLLFYAIPISIVASVLTILCISFERFYAVFFPLREAIFQRPKILSTMIWVLSFALMFPYVFFSDVAFDPVTNGYYCALGMPSKDLEERYGIFKIFHISLFVIMYALPLFITIIIYTLVCCTLVRRKIPGNMTNSNRAVVEKSRRKVVRLLVVICVVFALCWFPTYINHFYMFVRPDQQDKLPYVASFVFFWIGHANSAINPCLYIVLNDGYRKGLFALLRNLCGRGTNVAATRNPPALVKLDAKTP; encoded by the coding sequence GAACAAGTGACTCCAGTTCCACACGACAAGTTCCTGGTTATTTATCATCGAACGCCCAGATTGCTTTGACATCAGCATATGCAGTTACCTTCTTGATAGCCTTTTTTGGAAATTCCTTTGGTTTGTTTGTAGTGTTGAAAAAATCTTCAAGACGTGTAACAAACTTCTTTATAGCAAATATCGCTATTGCAGATCTCTCATTGACTATAACAGCTATGCCATATTCAGTCAAACTTATTTACAGCGGAGGCTTTTGGTTTGGAGGAAAATTGGGAATCGTTACTTGCAAACTGCTTTTCTACGCTATTCCTATTTCTATAGTAGCTTCAGTGTTAACAATATTGTGCATTTCCTTCGAGAGATTTTATGCCGTATTCTTTCCTCTTCGAGAAGCAATTTTCCAACGACCAAAGATTCTGTCAACGATGATATGGGTTCTATCGTTTGCATTAATGTTCCCTTACGTGTTTTTTTCTGATGTGGCATTTGATCCGGTCACGAATGGTTACTACTGCGCCCTTGGTATGCCTAGTAAAGATCTCGAGGAAAGATATGGCATATTCAAAATCTTTCACATATCTCTTTTCGTCATAATGTACGCCTTGCCACTCTTCATAACCATCATTATATACACTTTGGTATGCTGTACACTGGTTCGTCGTAAAATTCCAGGCAACATGACCAATAGCAACCGTGCCGTGGTTGAGAAGTCCAGGCGCAAGGTCGTGCGACTGTTGGTTGTTATATGCGTTGTTTTCGCGCTGTGCTGGTTTCCAACttatatcaatcatttttacaTGTTTGTGCGGCCTGATCAACAGGACAAACTACCATACGTTGCAAGctttgtatttttttggatAGGTCATGCAAACAGCGCTATCAATCCATGTCTGTATATAGTTCTGAACGATGGTTATCGTAAGGGCCTTTTTGCGCTTTTAAGAAACTTATGCGGACGGGGAACAAACGTAGCTGCTACGAGAAACCCTCCAGCGCTGGTCAAACTGGATGCGAAAACACCATAA